DNA sequence from the Thermodesulfobacteriota bacterium genome:
ACAATGGTCAACCGGATAGATTCAGCCAAGGCGAATTTAGTTAACACGATCCACAACCACGGAACTTGGAAATGACGTCGCCAAGAATACTCCTTAATGCATATCAAATCCGGGCAAAAAAAAATCTGGGCCAACATTTTTTATCTGACCCGGCAACTGCCCGGATGATCGTCAACCGGAGCCGCATTACACCGGAGGATGTGGTTTTGGAAATCGGTGCAGGTCTTGGTGCACTTACTATACCTGCATCCCATACGGCGAAGAAAATTTTTGCGGTTGAAAAAGACAGGCAGATCATAGACCTGTTAAGAACACAGCTGCTTGCCAGTGACATTTCCAATGTTGTTTTAATGGGCAACAACATATTGGATATAGATATAAACACGCTTGTGGACGAGACCAACGGCAAAATGGTGGTGATTGGCAATCTTCCTTATAATATTTCATCACAGATCCTGGTTAAGCTCATAGAATCACGAAGGAATGTTTCCCGAGCCATTCTTATGTTTCAGAAAGAACTGGCGCAGCGTATTACGGCCAGTCCGGGTGGCAAAGATTACAGCCGGCTTTCGGTCATGCTGCAATATTGTGCCAACATCAAATCACTGGCAACCGTCAGGGCCGATTTGTTTTTTCCCAAGCCAAAAGTCGATTCAGCGGTTCTGGAGATAAAATTTAAAGACCAAGCGGATTTCCCTGTCGGCAATGAGTTGCTTCTTTTTGAAGTGATCAAAGCAGCTTTTGGAAAAAGGCGAAAAACACTTAAAAACGCACTTTCAAACAGCATACTCAATATTGATGTGAAAACAGCCCTTGGCGCATTAAATCGTTCAGGGGTTGATTCCGGCCGCCGCGCGGAAACTCTGACTGTTTCTGAATTTGTCAATTTAAGTAACTGTCTGAATGAAGTTTTAGAATTGTCCCCGTAAGGATACGTTTGATGATAAAGTCAAAAGCACTGGAAGTGAATATAGCCGATTATCATGTGGATGTGGAGATAAATGCAAAATATGCGAAACTCCAGGAGGTGATGTCCAAATATTACGGCCTGATGGAAGGCTTGAATACATTTTTAAAAGAACTTTCACACCCTTATAAAAACTGGGGCTTTATTGTAAAGGAAGCACGGGCG
Encoded proteins:
- the rsmA gene encoding 16S rRNA (adenine(1518)-N(6)/adenine(1519)-N(6))-dimethyltransferase RsmA, which codes for MTSPRILLNAYQIRAKKNLGQHFLSDPATARMIVNRSRITPEDVVLEIGAGLGALTIPASHTAKKIFAVEKDRQIIDLLRTQLLASDISNVVLMGNNILDIDINTLVDETNGKMVVIGNLPYNISSQILVKLIESRRNVSRAILMFQKELAQRITASPGGKDYSRLSVMLQYCANIKSLATVRADLFFPKPKVDSAVLEIKFKDQADFPVGNELLLFEVIKAAFGKRRKTLKNALSNSILNIDVKTALGALNRSGVDSGRRAETLTVSEFVNLSNCLNEVLELSP